A window of the Dioscorea cayenensis subsp. rotundata cultivar TDr96_F1 chromosome 14, TDr96_F1_v2_PseudoChromosome.rev07_lg8_w22 25.fasta, whole genome shotgun sequence genome harbors these coding sequences:
- the LOC120275139 gene encoding chromatin assembly factor 1 subunit FAS2 homolog isoform X2: MKGGTVQINWHDTQPVLSLDFHPHYGLLATAGNDHDIKLWEITWGESEKKLPTASYQKSLSYHSSAVNILRFSPSGEHLASGADGGELIIWKLHASDDGYTWKVLKTLSFHRKDVLDVQWSVDGAYLVSGSVDNSCIIWDANKGSVHQILDGHLHYVQGVAWDPLGQYVASLSSDRTCRVYVNKPQAKLKGYEKLNYVSQHVITKSELQRHEDSKPPSKSHLFHDETLPSFFRRLAWAPDGSFLLVPAGIYRNSSASEVLNTAYIFSRKDLSRPAVQLPGASKPIVVARFCPVLFHLRGSNSDGFFKLPYRVIFAVATFNSLYIYDTESTPPIAIFAGLHYAAITDIAWSSNAKYLALSSRDGYCTIVEFENDELGIPFSVAGTSKTMNPTNVSKSDVTDQMEIEMPAALKVDIAADKKASLGNQSQSTMMMKTPDTKKPTKRITPVVIN, translated from the exons atgaaggGAGGCACCGTCCAGATCAACTGGCACGACACCCAGCCTGTGCTCAGCTTGGATTTCCATCCGCACTACGGCCTCCTCGCCACAGCCGGCAACGATCATGACATTAAA CTTTGGGAAATAACTTGGGGCGAATCAGAGAAAAAACTTCCAACAGCTTCCTATCAGAAAAGCCTTTCTTACCATTCTTCTGCTGTTAACATTTTGCGTTTTTCTCCTTCTG gAGAACACCTTGCATCTGGTGCGGATG GAGGTGAACTAATCATCTGGAAGTTACATGCATCTGATGATGGTTATACATGGAAAGTACTCAAGACATTATC ATTTCATCGAAAAGACGTTCTTGATGTTCAATGGTCTGTTGATGGTGCATATCTTGTTTCTGGTTCAGTTGATAATTCATGTATAATTTGGGATGCCAATAAAG GTTCAGTCCATCAGATTTTGGATGGTCATTTGCATTATGTTCAAGGTGTTGCTTGGGATCCTTTAGGCCAGTATGTTGCTTCTCTTAGTTCAGATAGAACATGTCGAGTATATGTTAACAAACCTCAAGCTAAACTGAAGGGTTATGAGAAATTGAATTATGTTTCTCAGCATGTTATCACAAAGTCCGAACTACAAAGACATGAAGACTCTAAG CCTCCTTCCAAATCCCATCTATTTCATGATGAGACATTACCTTCCTTTTTTCGAAGATTAGCATGGGCACCAGATGGATCATTTTTGCTAGTGCCAGCTG GTATATACAGGAACTCCTCAGCCTCAGAAGTGTTGAACACTGCTTATATATTTTCAAGGAAAGATCTCTCCCG ACCCGCAGTACAACTGCCAGGAGCTAGCAAACCTATTGTGGTTGCACGGTTTTGCCCTGTTCTTTTCCATCTGCGAGGATCTAACTCAG ATGGATTTTTCAAACTGCCATATCGAGTTATTTTTGCAGTTGCTACCTTTAACTCTCTCTACATTTATGATACTGAAAGTACTCCACCAATCGCAATATTTGCTGGCCTCCATTATGCAGCCATTACTGATATTGCATG GTCAAGCAATGCTAAATATCTTGCATTATCCTCACGAGATGGGTACTGCACTATTGTAGAATTTGAAAATGATGAACTTGGGATACCATTCTCCGTTGCAG GAACGAGTAAAACCATGAACCCAACTAATGTTTCTAAATCAGATGTCACTGACCAGATGGAAATAGAAATGCCGGCAGCCTTGAAGGTTGATATAGCAGCTGATAAAAAGGCCAGTCTAGGAAATCAATCGCAGTCTACGATGATGATGAAGACACCGGACACAAAGAAACCCACGAAACGTATCACACCTGTCGTAATTAACTA A
- the LOC120275139 gene encoding chromatin assembly factor 1 subunit FAS2 homolog isoform X1: MKGGTVQINWHDTQPVLSLDFHPHYGLLATAGNDHDIKLWEITWGESEKKLPTASYQKSLSYHSSAVNILRFSPSGEHLASGADGGELIIWKLHASDDGYTWKVLKTLSFHRKDVLDVQWSVDGAYLVSGSVDNSCIIWDANKGSVHQILDGHLHYVQGVAWDPLGQYVASLSSDRTCRVYVNKPQAKLKGYEKLNYVSQHVITKSELQRHEDSKPPSKSHLFHDETLPSFFRRLAWAPDGSFLLVPAGIYRNSSASEVLNTAYIFSRKDLSRPAVQLPGASKPIVVARFCPVLFHLRGSNSDGFFKLPYRVIFAVATFNSLYIYDTESTPPIAIFAGLHYAAITDIAWSSNAKYLALSSRDGYCTIVEFENDELGIPFSVAGTSKTMNPTNVSKSDVTDQMEIEMPAALKVDIAADKKASLGNQSQSTMMMKTPDTKKPTKRITPVVIN, translated from the exons atgaaggGAGGCACCGTCCAGATCAACTGGCACGACACCCAGCCTGTGCTCAGCTTGGATTTCCATCCGCACTACGGCCTCCTCGCCACAGCCGGCAACGATCATGACATTAAA CTTTGGGAAATAACTTGGGGCGAATCAGAGAAAAAACTTCCAACAGCTTCCTATCAGAAAAGCCTTTCTTACCATTCTTCTGCTGTTAACATTTTGCGTTTTTCTCCTTCTG gAGAACACCTTGCATCTGGTGCGGATG GAGGTGAACTAATCATCTGGAAGTTACATGCATCTGATGATGGTTATACATGGAAAGTACTCAAGACATTATC ATTTCATCGAAAAGACGTTCTTGATGTTCAATGGTCTGTTGATGGTGCATATCTTGTTTCTGGTTCAGTTGATAATTCATGTATAATTTGGGATGCCAATAAAG GTTCAGTCCATCAGATTTTGGATGGTCATTTGCATTATGTTCAAGGTGTTGCTTGGGATCCTTTAGGCCAGTATGTTGCTTCTCTTAGTTCAGATAGAACATGTCGAGTATATGTTAACAAACCTCAAGCTAAACTGAAGGGTTATGAGAAATTGAATTATGTTTCTCAGCATGTTATCACAAAGTCCGAACTACAAAGACATGAAGACTCTAAG CCTCCTTCCAAATCCCATCTATTTCATGATGAGACATTACCTTCCTTTTTTCGAAGATTAGCATGGGCACCAGATGGATCATTTTTGCTAGTGCCAGCTG GTATATACAGGAACTCCTCAGCCTCAGAAGTGTTGAACACTGCTTATATATTTTCAAGGAAAGATCTCTCCCG ACCCGCAGTACAACTGCCAGGAGCTAGCAAACCTATTGTGGTTGCACGGTTTTGCCCTGTTCTTTTCCATCTGCGAGGATCTAACTCAG ATGGATTTTTCAAACTGCCATATCGAGTTATTTTTGCAGTTGCTACCTTTAACTCTCTCTACATTTATGATACTGAAAGTACTCCACCAATCGCAATATTTGCTGGCCTCCATTATGCAGCCATTACTGATATTGCATG GTCAAGCAATGCTAAATATCTTGCATTATCCTCACGAGATGGGTACTGCACTATTGTAGAATTTGAAAATGATGAACTTGGGATACCATTCTCCGTTGCAG GAACGAGTAAAACCATGAACCCAACTAATGTTTCTAAATCAGATGTCACTGACCAGATGGAAATAGAAATGCCGGCAGCCTTGAAGGTTGATATAGCAGCTGATAAAAAGGCCAGTCTAGGAAATCAATCGCAGTCTACGATGATGATGAAGACACCGGACACAAAGAAACCCACGAAACGTATCACACCTGTCGTAATTAACTAG